From a single Nicotiana tomentosiformis chromosome 2, ASM39032v3, whole genome shotgun sequence genomic region:
- the LOC138906154 gene encoding uncharacterized protein, with translation MLGTYLVQDALDKVRLIQDRLHTVQPIQKSYEDQKVRDVSYMVGEKLWLIVSPMKGIIWFGKKRKLSPWYIGHFDVLERIREVAYKLTFPPSLLSVHPVFHVSMLRKYNGDPSYVLDISTGQLDGDLPYDVEPVAILDRQIRNLR, from the coding sequence atgttgggtacttatttggttcaggatgctttggataaggtcaggttgattcaggatcggcttcacaCGGTACAGCCTATACAAAAAAGTTACGAAGATCAGAAAGTTCGTGATGTTTCttatatggtaggagagaagTTATGGCTCatagtttcacccatgaagggtattatatGGTTCGGGAAGAAGCGCAAGTtaagcccttggtatattggccATTTTGACGTGCTTGAGAGGATTAGAGAGGTTGCTTACAAGCTTACATTTCCACCTAGTCTATTGAGTGTtcacccagtatttcatgtttccatgctccggaagtacaaTGGTGATCCTTCATATGTTTTGGACATCAGCACGGGTCAGTTAGATGGAGATTTgccttatgatgtggagccggtggccattttggatcgacagATTCGAAATTTGAGATAG